The following are encoded together in the Panicum virgatum strain AP13 chromosome 6K, P.virgatum_v5, whole genome shotgun sequence genome:
- the LOC120713787 gene encoding NEP1-interacting protein-like 1 gives MEVEAAAVSFASTSWSFSPSTPAAPSGGAGGGGRSISRLLPARVAGAVARGVVTVVFAAVGVVLGAVTGALIGLATESGLVRGAGVGAISGAVVSMEVVDSSVAIWRSHDSGIWSVLYVLDVIWSLLTGRLVREKVDPAVQSAVDSQMNAVDSPFGEMAPTLADMFETGAAGAAKGMPAAAIEALPSVTFTERAATGDDRTGCSVCLQEFEAGETARSLPVCGHTFHLPCIDVWLLRHASCPLCRRAVEAVAAPAEPRHAVYSG, from the exons gaggtggaggcggcggcggtctccTTCGCCAGCACGTCGTGGTCGTTCTCTCccagcacgccggcggcgccgagcggcggcgcgggaggcggaggcaggAGCATCTCCCGCCTGCTGCCGGCGCGCGTCGCCGGGGCGGTGGCCCGGGGCGTCGTCACCGTCGTCTTCGCGGCAGTGGGCGTGGTCCTCGGGGCCGTGACGGGCGCGCTGATCGGGCTGGCCACGGAGAGCGGCCTGgtgcgcggcgccggcgtcggggcCATCTCCGGCGCCGTCGTCTCCATGGAGGTCGTCGACTCCTCCGTCGCCATCTGGCGCTCCCACGACTCGGGGATCTGGAGCGTCCTCTACGTG CTCGACGTGATCTGGAGCCTCCTGACCGGCCGCCTCGTGCGCGAGAAGGTTGACCCCGCCGTGCAGAGCGCCGTCGACAGCCAG ATGAACGCGGTGGACTCGCCGTTCGGGGAGATGGCGCCGACGTTGGCGGACATGTTCGAGACTGGCGCCGCCGGGGCGGCGAAGGgcatgccggccgccgccatcgaggCGCTCCCGTCCGTGACCTTCACCGagcgcgccgccaccggcgacgACCGGACCGGCTGCTCCGTCTGCCTCCAGGAATTCGAGGCCGGCGAGACGGCGCGGAGCTTGCCGGTGTGCGGGCACACGTTCCACCTGCCGTGCATCGACGTCTGGCTGCTCCGGCACGCGTCGTGCCCGCTGTGCCGCCGCGCGGTCGAGGCCGTTGCCGCGCCTGCAGAGCCCCGGCACGCGGTGTACAGTGGTTAG